The following proteins are co-located in the Thermoanaerobaculia bacterium genome:
- a CDS encoding PASTA domain-containing protein: MRRILFRAAFGAALVAVFAVFGWLSFEKSVLGRSILVPNLVGRDLDQAAKTAGDAGLDLRVEKGRDRWDEKVPAHGVLLQSPSVGSFVKPGQTVRVVLSLGPRTIHVPDLAGLSPRAASLALSRASLTLGAVSSDRETQTAGITSQSPAPDAPAADGAPVGVLVNRGAPDRLFVMPDLVGHDAEHERERLTKLGFKVGAIHYEEYEGLAADTILKQYPPAGYPCSPRDPVTFTAARAVRP, encoded by the coding sequence GTGCGCCGGATCCTCTTTCGCGCCGCCTTCGGCGCGGCGCTCGTCGCGGTCTTCGCCGTCTTCGGCTGGCTCTCGTTCGAGAAGTCGGTTCTCGGGCGGTCGATTCTCGTCCCGAACCTCGTCGGCCGCGACCTCGACCAGGCCGCCAAGACGGCGGGCGACGCGGGGCTCGATCTCCGCGTGGAAAAGGGGAGGGACCGCTGGGACGAGAAGGTCCCGGCGCACGGCGTCCTCCTGCAGAGCCCGTCGGTCGGATCGTTCGTCAAGCCCGGCCAGACGGTGCGGGTCGTTCTTTCGCTCGGTCCGCGGACGATCCACGTTCCCGATCTCGCCGGGCTCTCGCCGCGGGCGGCGTCCCTCGCGTTGTCGCGCGCGTCGCTCACCCTGGGGGCGGTCTCGTCCGACCGGGAGACGCAGACCGCGGGCATCACGTCCCAGAGCCCCGCTCCCGACGCTCCCGCCGCCGACGGGGCGCCGGTCGGCGTCCTCGTCAACCGCGGCGCTCCCGATCGCCTCTTCGTGATGCCCGATCTGGTCGGGCACGACGCCGAGCACGAAAGGGAGCGCCTGACGAAGCTCGGGTTCAAGGTCGGCGCGATCCACTACGAGGAATACGAAGGCCTCGCCGCCGACACGATCCTCAAGCAGTATCCCCCGGCGGGGTACCCCTGTTCGCCGCGCGATCCCGTCACGTTCACGGCGGCCCGGGCGGTCCGGCCGTGA